The DNA region GGCCACCTGCGCCTCGCTTCCGCACTGCCGGGGCGGCGCGCACCGCCCCTCGTCCCGTCGGCGGCCGCACCGGCCGTCGCCGCCGATTTTCCCCCATCCGTCCGGCTGCGCCCCGACCGGGGGTCGGCCGACTCCGCCGTGGGCGGGCCGGGGTGCTCGACGGTGGGCCCGCGTTCCCGAAGAGTTCTCCGCCCGGGCCTAACGCCCGGCGACTACCCATGGGTAATCTGGCGGTCCGCCAGAAGCGGGTTCATGACACTCAGGTCCGGTGGGCGGGACGTTACTTCCCGGCCGGGCCGTCAGCATGTGGGGGTTTTTGTGGCAGGCATGAAACGACGTACGTTCATCACCGGTACGTCGGTGGCCGCCGCCTGGTCGGCCCTGTCCTTGGGCGGCGCGCAGCTCGCCTCGGCCGCGACGCGGGACCGGGCGCTGGCGACCACGGCCGCGCGGGCGGTCAACACCGCCGGGACGACCTTGGAGCAGGTGGCCACGCCGTCCGGCACCGGTTCCTACAAGCGGCTCACGGCGGGGCCGGGGTGGCCGCTGGTGGTGCGCGGGGAGCTCGCGGCGCCGGGCGCCGGGCGGGACGACCGCCGCACCGGGCTGGCCAGCTTCGTCCAGTTCAGCGACCTGCACCTGGTGGACACCGAATCCCCGGTGCGCTTCGAGTTCCTGGCCAAGTACAACGACAGCGCCTACCGGCCGCAGGAGGCCCTGAACGCCCGGGGCGTCTCGGCGCTCGTGGAACGGGTCAACTCGCTCGACGGCGGTCCCTACACCGGGATGCCGTTCAGCATGGTGATGGCCACCGGTGACAACACCGACAACCACGAGCTGGCCGAACTCGACTGGTACCTCACCGTCATGGGCGGTGGGCGGATGGCCCAGAGCACCGGCGACCCGACCCGCTACGAGGGCGTGCAGAACTCCGGCAACTCGGGCTTCTGGAACCCCGAGGTCGCCTACGCCGACGTCTACAAGGCGAAGGGCTTCCCGCAGATACCCGGCTTCCTGTCCGCGGCCGGCCGGCCCTTCGACGCGCCGGGCCTGAAGACCCCCTGGTACACCACGGTCGGCAACCACGACGACAGCATCGAGGGCTCGCTGCCGGACTTCGGGCTGCTGAACGACCTCTACACGGGCGGGCTCAAGCTGGAGGGCTGCGACGACGCGACCGCCGCCCAGCTGATGGACTCGCTGCGCCGCGACCCGGCGGGCGCCGTACTGCTGCTCGCCAAGCTGCTCGCGAACGGCGAGGCGGTGCGCCGGGTGACCCCGGACGAGCGCCGGCACCCGTTCACCCTCAAGGAGTTCGCCAAGGCCCACCTCAACCCGGCCGTCACCGGCGCCGGTCCGTTCGGGCACGGCTTCACCTCGGACATGGTGGGCAGCGGCAAGCTCTACTACACCTTCCGGATCTCGGAGAAGGTGGTCGGCATCAGCCTGGACACCACCAACCAGGCCGGGTTCGCCGACGGTTCGCTCGGCACCGCGCAACTGCGCTGGCTGGAGCAGCAGTTGAAGGATCACAGCGGGCACTGGTACGACACCAACGGGAACCGGGTCACGGGTGGCAGCACCGACGACGTGATCCTCGTCTTCAGCCACCACACCAGCGGCTCGATGGGCAACCTGCTGCCGGACCCGCGCAACATCTTCGAGAAGCGGCACGACGGCAACGAGCTGGTCGCGCTGCTGCAGCGTTACCCGAACGTGGTCGCCTGGGTGAACGGGCACACCCACATGAACAAGATCACGGCGCACGGGCACGCGGTGCCGGAGCGGGCGTTCTGGGAGATCAACACCGCCTCGCACATCGACTACCCGCAGCACGGCCGCATCATCGAGATCGCGGACAACGGGGACGGCACGCTGTCGCTGTTCACCACGCTGATCGAGTCCTCCGCGCCGTACACGACGGACTTCGGCAGCACCTCGGACGCCAACCTGGCGGCGCTGTACCGCGAGCTGTCGTACAACGACCCGAACGGGAGGGTCTCCGCCCTGCTGGGCGCCGGGGAGGACCACAACACCGAGCTGCTGATCACCAAGCCGACCCGATGACGCGGTCGGAGCGGGCCGCGCGGGCGTGATCGCCGACGGATAGCGGAGAACGGCGGACCGCGCGGAGGGCGGACGGCGGACGGCGAACAGAAGACGGAAGACGGAAGACAGATGACAGCTAACAGATGATGAAATCTGTCAGCTGTCATCTGTCATTCGTCCGCCGTCACGCCGTCGCCGTCACGCCTCCGGGTACCGCCGGGGCGTCCAGACGACCTCCACGCCGCCGCCCCGCTCGACCGCCTGGGTCTGCGAGGAGCCGATCAGCAGGATGGTCCGCATGTCGACCAGCGCCGGGTCCAGCTCGCCCAGCCGGACGATCCGGATCCGCTCGGTCGGCCCGCCGACGTCGCGGGCCATCACCACCGGGGTCTCCGGCGCGCGGTACTCCAGCAGCAGCTCCCGGGCGAGGCCGACCTGGATGGTGCGGGACTTCGAGCCCGGGTTGTACAGCGCCAGCACGAGGTCCGCCTCGGCGGCGGCGCGCAGCCGCTTCGCCACCACGTCCCAGGGCTTGAGCCGGTCCGACAGGGACACCACCGCGTAGTCGTGCCCCAGCGGGGCCCCGGCCCGGGAGGCGGCCGCGTGGGCGGCGGTCATCCCGGGGACGATCCGCACCGGCACGTCCCGGTAGTCCGGCTCGCAGGCGACCTCCAGCACGGCGGTGGCCATCGCGAAGACGCCCGGGTCGCCCGAGGAGACCACGCAGACCCGGTGCCCGCGCCGGGCGAGGTCCAGGGCGAACTCGGCGCGCTCCGACTCCACCTTGTTGTCCGAGCCGTGCCGCCGCTGCCCCGGCCGCTCCGGCACCCGGTCCAGGTAGGTGGTGTAGCCGACCAGGTCGGTGGCCTCGGCCAGTGCGCCGCGCGCCTCGGGGGTGAGCCAGAGCGGTCCGGCCGGCCCGGTGCCGACCACGGTCACGCTGCCCACGCCGTCCGCGAGCCGTACGGTCGGCTCCAGCGGCGCGACCTTGCTCGGCAGCACCGCGACCGAGAAGTACGGCACGCTCTCCCCGTCGACCTCGGCGAGCGGCGCGATGCGCTCCCCGTCCATGAAGGCGCGCTCGACGTACTGGGCGTCGTCCAGTCGCCCCGCCCGCTCCAGCGCCCGCCGGACGGCCGGGAAGGTGCGCCCGAGCTTCATGATCACGGCGGAGTCGGCGGAGGCGATCCGCGCGGTCAGCTCCTCCTCGGGCAGGGTGCCCGGGATGACGGTGAGCGTCTCCTCGGCCTCGGTCAGCGGCTGTCCGAGCCGGGCCGCCGCCGCGCTGACCGAGGTCACGCCGGGCACCACCTCGGTCGGGTAGCGGTGCGCGAGCCGCTTGTGCATGTGCTGGTACGAGCCGTAGAACAGCGGGTCGCCCTCGGCGAGGACGACGACGTCGCGACCGGCGTCCAGATGGGCGGCCAGCCGGGCGGCGGCCTCCTCGTAGAACTCGTCCAGCGCGCCCCGGTAGCCGCCGGGGTGGTCGGTGGTCTCGACGGTGAGCGGGTAGACCAGCTTCTCCTCGATCTGACCACCGGTCAGGTAGCGTTCGGCGATCGAGCGCGCGATGGACCGGCCGTGCCGGGCGCTGTGGTACGCCACCACGTCGGCCTTGCCGATGAGTTCGGCGGCGCGGACGGTCACCAGCGACGGGTCGCCCGGGCCGAGCCCGACGCCGTACAGTCGACCGGGCGTGGTCTGAGGCGCCGTCACTCTTCCTCGCTCGCAATCGCGTTGATGGCGGCGGCGGCGATCGCGCTGCCACCGCGCCGGCCACGCACCACCAAGTGCTCCAGGCCGGAGGGGTGTTCGGCCAGGGCCTGCTTGGACTCGGCGGCACCGATGAAGCCCACCGGGACGCCGATCACCGCGGCCGGCCGCGGCGCGCCCGCCTCGATCATCTCCAGCAGCCGGAACAGCGAGGTCGGCGCGTTGCCGACGGCGACCACCGCGCCCTCCAGCCGGGGCAGCCACAGCTCCATGGCCGCCGCGCTGCGGGTGTTGCCCATCTTGCGGGCGAGTTCCGGCACCGACGGGTCGGTGAGGGTGCAGATCACCTCGTTGTCGGCGGGCAGCCGCTTGCGGGTGACTCCGCTCGCGACCATGTTGACGTCGCAGAGGATGGGCGCACCGGCGTGCAGCGCCGCGCGCGCCGAGGCGACCACGCCGGGCGAGTACACCAGGTCCTCGACCAGGTCGGTCATCCCGCAGGCGTGGATCATCCGCACCGCGACCTGGGAGACGTCCGCCGGGAGGGCGGCCAGATCGGCCTCCGCACGGATGGTGGCAAAGGACTGGCGGTAGATGGACGCGCCGTCCTTCTCGTACTCGATCAATTCGTGGTCCTCCTGGCCTCGGCGACCGCCTCGGCCGTCTCCTCGTTCCTCACGTCCACGGGAACGCCCGCGGTCGTGGTGGGCCCGTTCACCGTCACCCGGTAGCCGTGCCCCGTGGCGAGCACGTCCACCCACCGCCCGGCCGGATGGCCGCAGCGCCGTTCACAGCCGGACCAGTGGACGGGCAGTCCGCCGCTCCTCGCCCCCGCTGCTGCCGCCGTCTCCTTCTCCAACGCCCGGGCCGCGTCGGCCCTTACGTCGGCCAGGGACTTGGCGCAGCCCGGCAGCCCGGTGCAGGCGGTGGCCCGCTCCCAGGCCGAGCCGGGCTCGATCCGGAACCCGGCCGCCGCCAGCGCGGGCAGCCGGTCGGCCGGGGCTCCGGGCAGCACCGCGCCGCGCCAGGGGGTCAGCCGCAGTTCACCGGCCGAGGCGGCGACCAGCGCGCGCCACTGCGCGGCGCTCGCCCGCCCGAAGCGCATGCCCACCGAGAGCCCACCGCGCAACGCGCCGACGGGGGCGGCGCCGGCGGACGAGACGGCGGCGGACGAGACGGCGGTGGGCAGCGGTACGGAGCCCGCCGGCAGCAGGTCGGGCACCTCGCGCAGGTGCCAGGCCTTGCGGCCACTGCCGCGCAGCGCGTCCAGGAAGGCGTGGGCCGCGTCCAGCACGGCCGTCACCTCCTGCCCGGCCTCGACCGGGTGTCCGTGGGTGGCCCGCCCGAGGCGCAGCAGCGCGGGGCCGGCCGAGGTCGCACCCAGCGAAGTCCCGCCCGCCGAAGCCCTGCCGTCCGAAGCCCCGCCGCCCGAAGCTGCGATCAATGTCACATCAGCGTCGAGCGCGGCGACGTCGCCCCGCCCGTCGTCCAGCGCGAACAGGAACTTGCCGGAGAGTCCGGCCGCCCAGTCGCTCGCGCACAGCCGCGCGTCCAGTTCCCGTACCCAGGCCTGCACGTCGGCGCTTCCGAGGTCGTCCAGCCCGGCCAGCGGCGAGGCGACGATGTTGCGCACCCGCTCGTGGGTGTCCGAGGGCAGCAGCCCGACGGCGCGCAGCCGCTCGGCGAGTTCCGCCCCGCAGTCCGGGGCCAGGCCGCGGAGTTGGACGTTTCCGCGCGAGGTGGTCTCCAACTCCCCGTCGCCCAGGGCCTCGGCCGCCTCGGCCAGGGCCAGCGCCTGACGTTCCGTCAGCAGACCGCCGGGCAACCGGACCCGGGCGAGTCCGCCGTCGTCGGCGGTGTGCAGGCGAAGCGCCCCTGGGCAGGCGTCCGCACGCCCCCGGTCGGGCACGGCGGCGCCCGGCGCGGTGGCGTCGGGTGTCGGTGGCATGGCGGCGAGCATACAGATGATCCGATCGGTTGCCTCCGTCCGCTGCATCACACCCAGCAGCACACCGGGCACCCCACGCCGCGCCCCCAGGGGCACCCTGCGCCCGTCCGTGCGCAGGGCGACGGCCCGCTCGCGTGCCGGGCGACGACCCGTCCGTGCGCCGGGCGAGGTGAAGGCGGCTCTCCCCGAGGTCAGTCGCACCCCGTACGATGCTCGCGGGCGGTCCCAGCGGGCCGCCCGCACGCCAGCGACGGCGCAGGGGAGGAAACCGGTGCAAGCCCGGTGCGGTCCCGCCACTGTGACCGCGGCTCACCGGGAAGCCGGTCGGCCGCGGGAGCCAGGAACTCCCGCCGTCCTCCACCGGCCCGGGGCGCGGACCCCGAGGAAGGCAGAAATGCACCACCGCTGTCGCACGCCCGCGCCCGTTCCCCCGGCCACCACCGCGGCCGCCCCGGCCACCACTGCGGCCATCCTGGCCACCGACGAGGCCGGGAGGGCCTTCGCATGATCCTGCTGCTGTCGACGTCCGACACCGACCTGCTCAGCGCCCGCGCCTCGACGGGCCCGGTCCCGTACCGGCTCGGCAACCCGGCCCGGCTGACCCCCGAGGACCTGCCCGCGCTGCTGGAGGGCACCGAGCTGGTCGTGGTCCGTCTGCTCGGCGGACGCCGCGCCTGGCAGGAGGGCCTGGACGCACTGCTGGCCGGCCCCCGCCCGGTGGTGGTGCTGACCGGTGAGCAGGCCCCCGACGCCCAGTTGATGGAGCTGTCCACCGTCCCGGCCGGCATCGCCGCCGAGGCGCACGCCTACCTCGCCCACGGCGGGGCGGCCAACCTGGCCGAGCTTGGCGCCTTCCTCTCCGACACCGTGCTGCTGACCGGCCACGGCTTCGCCCCGCCCGCCTCCGCCCCCGCCTGGGGCCCGCTGGAGCGCGAAGCCCGCAGCGATGGCAACCGCGGAGACGACACCCGCGGCGCTGACGTCCCCACGATCGCCGTGCTCTACTACCGGGCCCACCACATGAGCGGCAACACCGCCTTCGTGGAGACGCTCTGCCGGGCCATCGAGGACCAGGGCGCCCGGGCCCGGGCCTACTACTGCGCCTCACTGCGCGGCGCCGAACCCGAGCTGCTGGCCGAACTGGGCGCGGCCGACGCCATCGTCACCACCGTGCTCGCCGCCGGCGGCACCCGCCCGGCCGACGCCCAGGCCGGCGGGGACGAGGAGGCCTGGGACGCCGGCGCGCTGGCCGCCCTCGACCGCCCGATCCTGCAGGCGCTCTGCCTCACCTGGTCGCGCGCCCAGTGGGAGGCCAGCGACGACGGCCTGTCCCCGCTGGACACCGCCACCCAGGTCGCGGTGCCGGAGTTCGACGGCCGGCTGATCACCGTCCCGTTCTCCTTCAAGGAGCTGGACGAGGACGGCCTGACGGTCTACGCCGCCGACCCGGAGCGCGCCGCCCGCGTCGCCGGCACCGCCGTCCGCCACGCCCGGCTGCGCCACGTCCCGGCCGCCGAGCGCCGCCTCGCGCTGGTGCTGTCCGCCTACCCGACCAAGCACGCCCGGGTCGGCAACGCCGTCGGCCTGGACACCCCGGCCAGCGCCGTCCGGCTGCTGCACCGGCTGCGCGAGGAGGGCATGGACCTCGGGACCGACCTGCCGGGCCTGGACGACGCCGCCGCGAGCGGGCGAGTCACAGCCCACGAGGGCGACGCGATCATCCACGCCCTGATCGCCGCCGGCGGCTACGACCAGGACTGGCTCACCGAGGACCAGCTGGCCCGCAACCCGGTCCGCATCCCCGCCGCCGACTACCGCCGCTGGTACGCCACGCTCCCCCAGGGCCTGCGCGACCAGGTCGAGCAGCACTGGGGCCCGGCCCCCGGCGAGCTGTACGTCGACCGCTCGCAGAACCCGGACGGCGACATCGTGCTCGCCGCGATCCGCTCCGGGAACCTGCTGGTGCTCATCCAGCCGCCGCGCGGCTTCGGCGAGAACCCGGTCGCCATCTACCACGACCCCGACCTGCCGCCGAGCCACCACTACCTGGCCGCCTACCGCTGGATCGCGGCCGCCCAGGAGGACGGCGGGTTCGGCGCCCACGCCGTCATCCACCTCGGCAAGCACGGCAACCTGGAGTGGCTGCCCGGCAAGACCGCCGCGCTGTCCGCCGAGTGCGGCCCGGACGCCGTCCTCGGCGATCTCCCGCTGATCTACCCCTTCCTGGTCAACGACCCGGGCGAGGGCACCCAGGCCAAGCGCCGCGCCCACGCCACGCTCGTCGACCACCTCGTCCCGCCGATGGCCCGCGCCGACTCCTACGGCGACATCGCGCGCTTGGAGCAACTGCTCGACGAGCACTCCAACATCGCCGCGATGGACCCGGCCAAGCTGCCCGCGATCCGCGCCCAGATCTGGACCCTGATCCAGGCCGCCAAGCTGGACCACGACCTCGGCCTGGAAGAGCGCCCCGAGGACGACGGCTTCGACGACTTCCTGCTGCACGTCGACGGCTGGCTGTGCGAGGTCAAGGACGCCCAGATCCGCGACGGTCTGCACGTCCTCGGCCAGGCCCCGGTCGGCACCGACCGGGTCAACATCGTGCTCGCCATCCTGCGCGCCCGGCAGATCTGGGGCGGCGTCAACGCCCTCCCCGGCCTGCGCGAGGCGCTCGGCCTGGACGAGGCGGCGCTCACCCTCGGTGCCACCGACGCGGCCGAGGCCCAGGCCCGTGCGCTGGTGGAGGCGATGGAGGCGGCGGACTGGGCGCCCGAGGCGGTGGAGAAGGTCGCCGCGGGGTTCCCGGAGGCCGTCCGCGAGGTGCTCGCCTTCGCCGCCACCCAGGTGGTGCCGCGCCTGGCCGCCACCACCGACGAGCTGGACGCCGTGCTGCACGCGCTCCGGGGCGGCTTCGTCCCGGCCGGTCCGTCCGGCTCCCCGCTGCGCGGCCTGGTCAACGTGCTGCCGACCGGCCGCAACTTCTACTCCGTCGACCCGAAGGCCGTCCCCAGCAAGCTCGCCTGGGAGACCGGCCAGGCGCTCGCCGCCTCGCTGGTCGACCGCTACCGGGCCGACAACGACGGGGCCTACCCGCCCTCGGTCGGGCTCTCGCTCTGGGGCACCAGCGCGATGCGCACCGCGGGTGACGACATCGCCGAGGCCTTCGCCCTGCTCGGCGTCCGCCCGGTCTGGGACGACGCCTCGCGCCGGGTCACCGGCCTGGAGCCGATCCCGCTCGAGGAGCTCGGCCGCCCGCGCATCGACGTCACGCTGCGCATCTCCGGTTTCTTCCGGGACGCCTTCCCGCACGTCGTCGCCCTGCTGGACGACGCGGTGCGCCTGGCCGCCGCCCAGGAGGAGGCCGCCTCGGACAACTTCGTCCGGGCGCACGTGCAGGCCGACCTCGCGGTGCACGGCGACGAGCGCAAGGCCACCGTCCGCGTCTTCGGCTCCCGCCCGGGCACGTACGGCGCCGGCCTGCTCCAGCTGATCGACAGCCGGGACTGGCGCACCGACGCCGACCTCGCCGAGGTGTACACCGTCTGGGGCGGCTACGCGTACGGCCGGGGGCTGGACGGGCGCCCGGCGCGCGAGGAGATGGAGACCGCGTACAAGCGGATCACCGTCGCCGCGAAGAACACCGACACCCGCGAGCACGACATCGCCGACTCGGACGACTACTTCCAGTACCACGGCGGCATGGTGGCCACCGTGCGCGCCCTCACCGGCAAGGCCCCGACCGCCTACATCGGCGACTCGACCCGCCCGGAGACGGTCCGCACCCGCACCCTGACCGAGGAGGCCGCCCGCGTCTTCCGCGCCCGGGTGGTCAACCCGCGCTGGATCGAGGCGATGCGCCGCCACGGCTACAAGGGGGCCTTCGAGATGGCCGCGACGGTCGACTACCTGTTCGGCTACGACGCCACGACCGGCGTGGTCGCGGACTGGATGTACGAGAAGCTGACCCAGGAGTACGTCCTCGACCCGGTCAACCGCGAGTTCCTGGCGGGCGCCAACCCGTGGGCGCTGCACGGGATCAGCGAGCGCCTGCTGGAGGCGGCGAGCCGCGGGCTGTGGGAGCAGCCGGACCCGGAGCTGATCGAGCAGCTGCAGGCGGCGTTCCTGGAGACCGAGGGCGACCTGGAGGGCGACGAGGGCTGACGAGGGCCGAGGCCCCGGCGACCGAGCGGCGGCCGCCGTCTTCCCCAGGGGGAGGCGTCAACCGCGCGTGACGCCATCTGGCACGGACCGCCACCCGAGCGGACAATGCGGGGCATGTCACGCCGCATCGCCACCGTCAGCCCGGCCCGGAGCACGGCCCCCACGGAGCAGCGGGGGCCGCGCGCGCCCCACCGGTACCGGGCGCGGTTCGGGGCGCTGGCCGCCGGGGCCGTACCGGTGGTGGCGTTCCCGGCGCCGGGGCAGGCATGGCTCGCCTGGGTCGCACTCGTCCCGGGGCTGCTGCTGATGCAGCGGGCGCCGTGCGGGCGGGAGGCGGCGGTGCGCGGGTGGTGGTTCGGGGCGGGGTTCATCCTGACCGCGATGTACTGGCTGGTGCCGTCCATCGGGCCGGCGCTGCCGGTGCTCGCGGTGCTGTTCGGGGCGCTGCAGGCCGCCGTCGGGTACGCGGTGCACCGCCTGCTGCACCCGCCGCTGACCACCCGTCGGGCGCTGCTCGCGCTGCTGGTCGTCCCGGCGGTGTGGGTGACCACCGAGTACGCGCGGTCCTGGCACGCGCTCGGCGGGCCGTGGGCGCTGCTCGGCGCCACCCAGTGGCAGCACCCGGCGGTCCTCGGGCTGGCCTCGGCGGGCGGGATCTGGCTGGTCAGCGTGGCGGTGGCGGCGGTGAACA from Kitasatospora cathayae includes:
- a CDS encoding precorrin-8X methylmutase, translating into MIEYEKDGASIYRQSFATIRAEADLAALPADVSQVAVRMIHACGMTDLVEDLVYSPGVVASARAALHAGAPILCDVNMVASGVTRKRLPADNEVICTLTDPSVPELARKMGNTRSAAAMELWLPRLEGAVVAVGNAPTSLFRLLEMIEAGAPRPAAVIGVPVGFIGAAESKQALAEHPSGLEHLVVRGRRGGSAIAAAAINAIASEEE
- a CDS encoding TIGR03767 family metallophosphoesterase: MKRRTFITGTSVAAAWSALSLGGAQLASAATRDRALATTAARAVNTAGTTLEQVATPSGTGSYKRLTAGPGWPLVVRGELAAPGAGRDDRRTGLASFVQFSDLHLVDTESPVRFEFLAKYNDSAYRPQEALNARGVSALVERVNSLDGGPYTGMPFSMVMATGDNTDNHELAELDWYLTVMGGGRMAQSTGDPTRYEGVQNSGNSGFWNPEVAYADVYKAKGFPQIPGFLSAAGRPFDAPGLKTPWYTTVGNHDDSIEGSLPDFGLLNDLYTGGLKLEGCDDATAAQLMDSLRRDPAGAVLLLAKLLANGEAVRRVTPDERRHPFTLKEFAKAHLNPAVTGAGPFGHGFTSDMVGSGKLYYTFRISEKVVGISLDTTNQAGFADGSLGTAQLRWLEQQLKDHSGHWYDTNGNRVTGGSTDDVILVFSHHTSGSMGNLLPDPRNIFEKRHDGNELVALLQRYPNVVAWVNGHTHMNKITAHGHAVPERAFWEINTASHIDYPQHGRIIEIADNGDGTLSLFTTLIESSAPYTTDFGSTSDANLAALYRELSYNDPNGRVSALLGAGEDHNTELLITKPTR
- a CDS encoding precorrin-2 C(20)-methyltransferase, which translates into the protein MTAPQTTPGRLYGVGLGPGDPSLVTVRAAELIGKADVVAYHSARHGRSIARSIAERYLTGGQIEEKLVYPLTVETTDHPGGYRGALDEFYEEAAARLAAHLDAGRDVVVLAEGDPLFYGSYQHMHKRLAHRYPTEVVPGVTSVSAAAARLGQPLTEAEETLTVIPGTLPEEELTARIASADSAVIMKLGRTFPAVRRALERAGRLDDAQYVERAFMDGERIAPLAEVDGESVPYFSVAVLPSKVAPLEPTVRLADGVGSVTVVGTGPAGPLWLTPEARGALAEATDLVGYTTYLDRVPERPGQRRHGSDNKVESERAEFALDLARRGHRVCVVSSGDPGVFAMATAVLEVACEPDYRDVPVRIVPGMTAAHAAASRAGAPLGHDYAVVSLSDRLKPWDVVAKRLRAAAEADLVLALYNPGSKSRTIQVGLARELLLEYRAPETPVVMARDVGGPTERIRIVRLGELDPALVDMRTILLIGSSQTQAVERGGGVEVVWTPRRYPEA
- the cobN gene encoding cobaltochelatase subunit CobN: MILLLSTSDTDLLSARASTGPVPYRLGNPARLTPEDLPALLEGTELVVVRLLGGRRAWQEGLDALLAGPRPVVVLTGEQAPDAQLMELSTVPAGIAAEAHAYLAHGGAANLAELGAFLSDTVLLTGHGFAPPASAPAWGPLEREARSDGNRGDDTRGADVPTIAVLYYRAHHMSGNTAFVETLCRAIEDQGARARAYYCASLRGAEPELLAELGAADAIVTTVLAAGGTRPADAQAGGDEEAWDAGALAALDRPILQALCLTWSRAQWEASDDGLSPLDTATQVAVPEFDGRLITVPFSFKELDEDGLTVYAADPERAARVAGTAVRHARLRHVPAAERRLALVLSAYPTKHARVGNAVGLDTPASAVRLLHRLREEGMDLGTDLPGLDDAAASGRVTAHEGDAIIHALIAAGGYDQDWLTEDQLARNPVRIPAADYRRWYATLPQGLRDQVEQHWGPAPGELYVDRSQNPDGDIVLAAIRSGNLLVLIQPPRGFGENPVAIYHDPDLPPSHHYLAAYRWIAAAQEDGGFGAHAVIHLGKHGNLEWLPGKTAALSAECGPDAVLGDLPLIYPFLVNDPGEGTQAKRRAHATLVDHLVPPMARADSYGDIARLEQLLDEHSNIAAMDPAKLPAIRAQIWTLIQAAKLDHDLGLEERPEDDGFDDFLLHVDGWLCEVKDAQIRDGLHVLGQAPVGTDRVNIVLAILRARQIWGGVNALPGLREALGLDEAALTLGATDAAEAQARALVEAMEAADWAPEAVEKVAAGFPEAVREVLAFAATQVVPRLAATTDELDAVLHALRGGFVPAGPSGSPLRGLVNVLPTGRNFYSVDPKAVPSKLAWETGQALAASLVDRYRADNDGAYPPSVGLSLWGTSAMRTAGDDIAEAFALLGVRPVWDDASRRVTGLEPIPLEELGRPRIDVTLRISGFFRDAFPHVVALLDDAVRLAAAQEEAASDNFVRAHVQADLAVHGDERKATVRVFGSRPGTYGAGLLQLIDSRDWRTDADLAEVYTVWGGYAYGRGLDGRPAREEMETAYKRITVAAKNTDTREHDIADSDDYFQYHGGMVATVRALTGKAPTAYIGDSTRPETVRTRTLTEEAARVFRARVVNPRWIEAMRRHGYKGAFEMAATVDYLFGYDATTGVVADWMYEKLTQEYVLDPVNREFLAGANPWALHGISERLLEAASRGLWEQPDPELIEQLQAAFLETEGDLEGDEG